Proteins encoded in a region of the Agromyces protaetiae genome:
- a CDS encoding class II fructose-bisphosphate aldolase, whose product MLIPTSRLAAGLGASLPAIAAFNVITLEFAEGIVEGAERAGTPVLLSVSHNAVRFHGALAPIAAGCRALAEAADVPVALHLDHCESEDLVLESADLGFGSAMFDASKLDFAANVAATARVTERGQARGLWMEAELGEVGGKDGAHAPGVRTDPAEAAAFVEATGVDALAVAVGTSHAMTERTAVPDTELIARLAAVVPVPLVLHGSSGVGDAALRDAVAAGIRKVNVGTQLSADYSGAMLAGLGGRPDPRPALRDARAAIADSVERLLGVISVPDSVNTGHHEHDSASARQ is encoded by the coding sequence ATGCTGATCCCGACCTCCCGCCTGGCGGCGGGGCTGGGCGCGAGCCTGCCCGCAATCGCCGCGTTCAACGTCATCACGCTCGAGTTCGCCGAGGGCATCGTCGAAGGTGCCGAGCGCGCCGGCACGCCCGTGCTGCTCTCGGTCAGTCACAATGCGGTGCGCTTCCACGGGGCGCTCGCGCCCATCGCGGCCGGGTGTCGTGCGCTCGCCGAGGCGGCCGATGTGCCGGTCGCGCTGCACCTCGACCATTGCGAGTCCGAGGACCTCGTGCTCGAGTCGGCCGACCTCGGGTTCGGCTCGGCCATGTTCGACGCGTCGAAGCTCGACTTCGCCGCGAACGTCGCGGCGACGGCACGCGTCACCGAGCGCGGGCAGGCTCGTGGGCTCTGGATGGAGGCCGAGCTCGGCGAGGTCGGCGGCAAAGACGGCGCCCACGCGCCTGGCGTGCGTACCGACCCGGCTGAGGCGGCCGCGTTCGTCGAGGCGACCGGGGTCGACGCGCTCGCCGTCGCGGTGGGCACCTCGCACGCCATGACCGAGCGTACGGCCGTACCCGACACCGAGCTCATCGCCCGGCTCGCCGCGGTCGTACCCGTGCCGCTCGTGCTGCACGGCTCGTCGGGGGTCGGCGATGCCGCGCTCCGCGACGCCGTGGCCGCGGGCATCCGCAAGGTCAACGTGGGCACCCAGCTCTCGGCCGACTACAGCGGCGCGATGCTCGCCGGGCTCGGCGGTCGACCGGACCCCCGGCCGGCGCTTCGCGACGCGCGCGCCGCCATCGCGGACTCCGTCGAGCGGCTGCTTGGCGTGATCTCCGTGCCCGATTCTGTGAACACAGGACATCATGAACATGATTCAGCATCTGCCCGACAGTGA
- a CDS encoding polysaccharide deacetylase family protein, whose amino-acid sequence MTLPSFDTQREQLRGGHLIRVVNYHSTPRGARDELAKELAGFARDYAPVTLDDLDRLFETGTWHKDKPGLIPVFYEGYRNSASVAAPLCDELGLTGWFPIATSFVDCDPAYQEAFARAHWISLVEEDTKGGRIAMSWDEVADLSTRHVVFPHSANHVGYDATLSDEEIEREVVGSKRQLEAVTGQPAPAFVWLHGSSYGQSPRHDRAVKDAGYRYQFANTMIHRVN is encoded by the coding sequence ATGACCCTGCCCTCGTTCGACACCCAGCGCGAGCAGCTGCGCGGCGGGCACCTGATCCGCGTGGTCAACTACCACTCGACGCCGCGCGGCGCGCGCGACGAGCTCGCGAAGGAGCTCGCGGGCTTCGCGCGCGACTACGCGCCGGTCACCCTGGACGATCTCGACCGGCTGTTCGAGACGGGCACCTGGCACAAGGACAAGCCCGGCCTCATCCCCGTCTTCTACGAGGGGTACCGAAACTCCGCGAGCGTGGCCGCCCCGCTCTGCGATGAGCTCGGCCTCACCGGCTGGTTCCCGATCGCGACGTCGTTCGTGGACTGCGACCCCGCATATCAGGAGGCGTTCGCACGGGCACACTGGATCTCCCTCGTCGAGGAGGACACCAAGGGCGGTCGGATCGCGATGAGCTGGGACGAGGTGGCCGACCTGTCGACGCGGCACGTCGTCTTCCCGCACTCGGCGAACCACGTCGGCTACGACGCCACGCTCAGCGACGAGGAGATCGAGCGCGAGGTCGTCGGCTCGAAGCGGCAGCTCGAGGCCGTCACCGGCCAGCCTGCACCGGCGTTCGTCTGGCTGCACGGCTCGTCGTACGGGCAGAGCCCGCGGCACGATCGCGCCGTCAAGGACGCGGGCTACCGCTACCAGTTCGCGAACACCATGATCCACCGGGTGAACTGA
- a CDS encoding fumarylacetoacetate hydrolase family protein, which yields MRIARVVVDGSPRLVVTDETSTRLAPADHPDDALAAIATVRSGASAGWPAFDLTDHELLAPVSGAGKIIAIGLNYVDHTAETGIAQPERPLTFAKYATSITGPTSDVQVPDHVTQGVDFEAELALVIGRRCGGTTPATLDDVAAYTVANDVSARDVQFGDVQWTRGKSFDTFTPVGPWLVTADEFGDPRGHRIYADVDGELLQEDDTAEMIFDVPTILAFVSDGVTLEAGDLILTGTPAGAGGFRTPPRYLQHGQIVTAGVEGIGELRNRFVYRSRLAA from the coding sequence ATGCGCATCGCCAGAGTCGTCGTCGACGGTTCCCCCAGGCTCGTCGTCACCGACGAGACCTCCACCCGGCTTGCACCGGCCGACCACCCCGACGACGCGCTCGCCGCGATCGCGACGGTCCGATCCGGAGCCTCCGCCGGCTGGCCCGCCTTCGACCTGACCGACCACGAGCTGCTCGCGCCGGTCTCCGGTGCGGGCAAGATCATCGCCATCGGTCTCAACTACGTCGATCACACGGCCGAGACCGGCATCGCCCAGCCCGAGCGGCCCCTCACCTTCGCGAAGTACGCGACCTCGATCACCGGGCCGACCAGCGACGTGCAGGTCCCCGACCACGTGACCCAGGGCGTCGACTTCGAGGCCGAGCTCGCGCTCGTCATCGGGCGCCGATGCGGCGGCACGACGCCCGCCACACTCGATGACGTCGCCGCCTACACCGTCGCGAACGACGTCTCGGCGCGGGACGTGCAGTTCGGCGACGTGCAATGGACCAGGGGCAAGTCGTTCGACACGTTCACGCCCGTCGGCCCGTGGCTCGTGACCGCCGACGAGTTCGGCGACCCCCGCGGACACCGCATCTACGCCGACGTCGACGGCGAGCTGTTGCAGGAGGACGACACCGCCGAGATGATCTTCGACGTGCCCACCATCCTCGCGTTCGTCAGCGACGGGGTCACGCTCGAGGCCGGTGACCTCATCCTCACGGGCACGCCGGCTGGCGCCGGCGGGTTCCGCACCCCGCCCAGGTACCTGCAGCACGGCCAGATCGTCACGGCGGGCGTCGAGGGCATCGGCGAGCTGCGCAACCGCTTCGTCTATCGCTCGCGCCTCGCCGCGTGA
- a CDS encoding family 4 glycosyl hydrolase: protein MTTASRTLVLIGAGSAVFTRGLLADLIGAEDLGSWEIRLVDIDPVALDVAADLAEAMVAARGAGDTIRVVRSTDRRAVLPGADFIVTCVGVGGRPAWQLDHEIVQRHGIFQPVGDSIMPGGISRLLRTTPVLVEIARDIAELAPDAFFFNYSNPMTANVQAIHQETGLEVVGLCHGMHHIQRELAQLIDAPFEETSTLYAGINHLTFIYDFRWNGRDAWPLIRERVERELAEAPDPGDIGNIFYETPTAWHNPFAWELFARYGAFAAAGDRHVVEFFPERFASGEYYGKQLGIDAFSLPEILEWGENRYQAMKGQALGEEALDQSIFDRSGGEQEQLIAIIRSITFDSRDMFSCNVVNTGLVPGLPEWSAVEIPGVATARGIRPIEVPDLGKPLTAILARRLTSVDLAVEAALTGDRDLVVEAMIADGAIFDADRATALTDDLIAAQAQHLPRFA from the coding sequence ATGACCACCGCCAGCCGTACCCTCGTCCTCATCGGCGCGGGATCCGCCGTCTTCACGCGCGGCCTGCTCGCCGACCTGATCGGCGCCGAAGACCTCGGCAGCTGGGAGATCCGGCTCGTCGACATCGACCCCGTCGCGCTCGACGTGGCCGCCGACCTCGCCGAGGCCATGGTCGCCGCGCGCGGCGCCGGCGACACCATCCGGGTGGTCCGCAGTACCGACCGCCGTGCGGTGCTGCCCGGCGCCGACTTCATCGTGACCTGCGTGGGCGTCGGCGGACGGCCGGCGTGGCAGCTCGACCACGAGATCGTGCAGCGGCACGGCATCTTCCAGCCGGTCGGCGACTCGATCATGCCCGGCGGGATCTCACGGCTCCTGCGCACGACGCCCGTGCTCGTCGAGATCGCGCGTGACATCGCCGAGCTCGCGCCCGACGCGTTCTTCTTCAACTACTCCAACCCGATGACCGCGAACGTGCAGGCCATCCACCAGGAGACCGGCCTCGAGGTCGTCGGCCTCTGCCATGGCATGCACCACATCCAGCGCGAGCTCGCGCAGCTCATCGACGCGCCGTTCGAGGAGACCTCGACGCTCTACGCGGGCATCAACCACCTGACGTTCATCTACGACTTCCGGTGGAACGGCCGTGACGCCTGGCCGCTCATCCGCGAGCGCGTCGAGCGCGAGCTCGCCGAGGCGCCCGACCCGGGCGACATCGGCAACATCTTCTACGAGACCCCGACGGCCTGGCACAATCCGTTCGCCTGGGAGCTGTTCGCGAGGTACGGCGCGTTCGCGGCGGCGGGCGACCGGCACGTCGTCGAGTTCTTCCCGGAGCGCTTCGCGTCGGGCGAGTACTACGGCAAGCAGCTCGGCATCGACGCGTTCAGCCTGCCCGAGATCCTCGAGTGGGGCGAGAACCGGTACCAGGCGATGAAGGGCCAGGCGCTCGGCGAGGAGGCGCTCGACCAGTCGATCTTCGACCGTTCGGGCGGCGAGCAGGAGCAGCTCATCGCGATCATCCGCTCGATCACGTTCGACTCGCGCGACATGTTCAGCTGCAACGTCGTGAACACCGGGCTCGTCCCGGGTCTGCCCGAGTGGTCGGCCGTCGAGATCCCCGGTGTGGCGACCGCCCGAGGCATCCGCCCCATCGAGGTCCCCGACCTCGGCAAGCCGCTCACCGCGATCCTCGCGCGCCGGCTCACCTCGGTCGACCTCGCGGTCGAGGCCGCGCTGACCGGCGACCGTGACCTCGTAGTCGAGGCCATGATCGCCGACGGTGCGATCTTCGACGCCGACCGCGCCACGGCACTCACCGACGACCTCATCGCCGCCCAGGCGCAGCACCTGCCGAGGTTCGCGTGA
- a CDS encoding IlvD/Edd family dehydratase, which translates to MTARNLGREEREREARERDARSSEAADEAFVGVEGVPTHEWGEGLRSQQWFGAEGKTGFMHRSWLRSEGLPDDTFRGRPVIGIANSWSELTSCNIHLRALAEHVKRGIWQAGGVPFEFPTTSAGEPIVRPTAMLLRNLMAMDLEETLRANPLDGVVLLAGCDKTTPAYLMGAASVDLPTLLITGGPMLNGKYRGTDIGSGTSVWKFTEAYRAGQIDESAVTEAEGCMARSQGHCMTMGTASTMACVSEYMGMQLPGTAAMPANDSRRATAAHLAGRRIVEMVEEDLRPSRILTREAFENGVRANAALGGSTNAVIHLLALARRVGVELTLDDFDTLVRDVPVLADLMPSGRFLMEDFEYAGGTAGFAETLGDLLHRDALTVTGASLGENYAGAEVFDREVIRPLDNPVKPVGSGIAVLRGNLAPRGAVIKQSAAATELMQHTGRALVWDSLQDYLADADDPELDVVPEDVLIVRNVGPKGYPGMPEVGNLPLPRKILASGVTDMVRISDARMSGTSYGTVVLHVVPEAAAGGPLAFVRTGDRVTLDVPNRTLHMDVPDDELERRRAEWAPRTVPGSERGWTRLYIEHVTQADEGLDLDFLQGRSGAAVGPQAF; encoded by the coding sequence GTGACCGCCCGCAACCTCGGCAGGGAAGAGCGCGAGCGCGAGGCGCGCGAGCGCGACGCGCGCTCGAGCGAGGCCGCCGACGAGGCCTTCGTCGGCGTCGAAGGCGTGCCCACGCACGAGTGGGGCGAGGGCCTGCGCAGTCAGCAGTGGTTCGGTGCCGAGGGCAAGACGGGGTTCATGCACCGGTCGTGGCTGCGCAGCGAGGGGCTTCCGGACGACACGTTCCGCGGTCGCCCGGTGATCGGCATCGCGAACTCGTGGAGCGAGCTCACCAGTTGCAACATCCACCTGCGCGCGCTCGCCGAGCACGTCAAGCGCGGCATCTGGCAGGCCGGGGGCGTGCCGTTCGAGTTCCCGACGACCTCGGCCGGCGAGCCCATCGTGCGCCCGACCGCGATGCTGTTGCGCAACCTCATGGCCATGGACCTGGAGGAGACGCTCCGGGCCAACCCGCTCGACGGCGTCGTGCTGCTCGCGGGCTGCGACAAGACCACGCCCGCCTATCTCATGGGCGCGGCGTCGGTCGATCTGCCGACGCTGCTCATCACGGGCGGCCCGATGCTGAACGGGAAGTACCGTGGCACCGACATCGGGTCGGGCACGTCGGTGTGGAAGTTCACCGAGGCGTACCGCGCGGGGCAGATCGACGAGTCGGCCGTGACCGAGGCCGAGGGCTGCATGGCGCGAAGCCAGGGCCACTGCATGACGATGGGCACGGCGTCGACCATGGCGTGCGTGTCGGAGTACATGGGCATGCAGCTGCCGGGCACGGCGGCGATGCCCGCGAACGACTCGCGGCGCGCGACCGCCGCGCACCTCGCCGGCCGGCGCATCGTCGAGATGGTCGAGGAAGACCTGCGCCCGTCGAGGATCCTGACGCGCGAGGCGTTCGAGAACGGTGTGCGCGCCAACGCCGCGCTCGGCGGCTCGACGAACGCGGTCATCCATCTGCTCGCGCTCGCCCGGCGCGTGGGCGTCGAGCTCACGCTCGACGACTTCGACACGCTCGTGCGCGACGTCCCGGTGCTCGCCGACCTCATGCCCAGCGGTCGGTTCCTCATGGAGGACTTCGAATACGCGGGCGGCACGGCCGGCTTCGCGGAGACGCTCGGCGACCTGCTGCACCGCGATGCGCTCACCGTCACGGGAGCGAGCCTCGGCGAGAACTACGCGGGCGCCGAGGTCTTCGACCGCGAGGTGATCCGCCCGCTCGACAACCCCGTGAAGCCCGTCGGCTCGGGCATCGCCGTGCTGCGCGGCAACCTCGCGCCTCGGGGCGCGGTCATCAAGCAGTCGGCCGCCGCGACCGAGCTCATGCAGCACACCGGGCGGGCGCTGGTCTGGGACTCGCTGCAGGACTACCTCGCCGACGCCGATGACCCAGAGCTCGACGTCGTGCCCGAGGACGTGCTCATCGTGCGCAACGTCGGTCCGAAGGGGTATCCGGGCATGCCAGAGGTCGGCAACCTGCCGCTGCCGCGCAAGATCCTCGCCTCTGGCGTCACCGACATGGTGCGCATCTCGGACGCCCGCATGAGTGGCACGTCGTACGGCACGGTCGTGCTGCACGTGGTGCCCGAGGCCGCCGCGGGCGGCCCGCTCGCGTTCGTGCGGACGGGCGATCGCGTCACGCTCGACGTGCCCAACCGGACCCTGCACATGGACGTTCCGGACGACGAGCTCGAGCGACGGCGCGCCGAGTGGGCGCCGCGCACGGTGCCGGGCAGCGAGCGTGGCTGGACCCGCCTGTACATCGAGCACGTGACCCAGGCCGACGAGGGCCTCGACCTCGACTTCCTGCAGGGACGCAGCGGCGCCGCGGTCGGCCCGCAGGCGTTCTAG
- a CDS encoding Rossmann-fold NAD(P)-binding domain-containing protein, translating to MRARRVIVVGASGILAPAAIALRDRGDAVTAVARTRPLPAGVAGLHVDATSADELGAALGEERWDVALVYAPAVTDASVARLRDAVDGRLVLVQTTAAVDPARVGDGEPAVPGDVLQLGWHDEASGSARWHGPTEISVAALEVLADGEGRVLGSIRPWGRRP from the coding sequence ATGCGTGCTCGTCGGGTCATCGTCGTCGGCGCGTCGGGAATCCTCGCGCCGGCCGCGATCGCGCTGCGGGATCGCGGCGATGCGGTCACGGCGGTCGCGCGCACACGCCCGCTGCCCGCGGGTGTCGCCGGGCTGCACGTCGATGCGACGTCGGCCGATGAGCTCGGTGCAGCGCTCGGCGAGGAGCGCTGGGACGTCGCGTTGGTCTACGCGCCGGCGGTGACGGATGCCTCGGTGGCGCGCCTGCGCGACGCCGTCGACGGCCGTCTGGTGCTGGTGCAGACGACCGCGGCGGTCGATCCGGCGCGGGTCGGCGACGGCGAACCCGCGGTGCCCGGCGACGTCCTGCAGCTCGGCTGGCACGACGAGGCCAGCGGCTCGGCCCGCTGGCACGGACCGACCGAGATCTCGGTCGCGGCCCTCGAGGTGCTCGCCGACGGCGAGGGGCGCGTGCTCGGCAGCATCCGGCCGTGGGGGCGTCGGCCGTGA
- a CDS encoding 1-phosphofructokinase family hexose kinase yields MGASAVIVALALSPGLDVTYEVDALALGGITRPSAVTRVAGGKALNVARAAAGLGADVHALAVLGGPTGEWVAALLADDGVPATVVAGTGTTRTCLTIVEASGGATSTDLYEPATELDRASWASFARAARDRAAARPGGWFALSGSIPRGVPLDELAGLLVELRAAGARVVVDGSGAGLRATAGAADLVKVNRHEAEELVGAPLATATEAGRALRERLGVDSVVTDGVYGAAALLGGAELLAPPTRRPGRFPAGSGDAFLGGLLTALDRGDAYDAALALAVSAAERNAHVPGQGRLAPEPQT; encoded by the coding sequence GTGGGGGCGTCGGCCGTGATCGTCGCACTCGCGCTCTCGCCCGGCCTCGACGTCACGTACGAGGTCGATGCGCTCGCGCTGGGTGGGATCACCAGGCCGTCGGCCGTGACGCGGGTCGCGGGGGGCAAGGCCCTCAATGTCGCGCGCGCGGCGGCCGGGCTCGGCGCCGACGTGCACGCGCTCGCCGTGCTCGGCGGTCCGACGGGGGAGTGGGTCGCCGCGCTGCTCGCCGACGACGGCGTGCCCGCCACGGTGGTCGCTGGCACGGGCACGACGCGCACGTGCCTGACGATCGTCGAGGCATCCGGCGGCGCGACCAGCACCGATCTCTACGAGCCGGCCACCGAGCTCGACCGCGCGAGCTGGGCCTCGTTCGCGCGCGCCGCGCGCGATCGGGCCGCCGCGCGCCCGGGTGGGTGGTTCGCGCTGTCGGGCTCGATCCCGCGCGGTGTCCCGCTGGACGAGCTCGCGGGCCTGCTCGTCGAGCTGCGCGCGGCGGGGGCCCGGGTCGTCGTCGACGGTTCGGGTGCCGGATTGCGGGCCACGGCAGGAGCCGCCGATCTCGTGAAGGTGAATCGGCACGAGGCTGAGGAGCTCGTCGGCGCGCCGCTCGCGACCGCGACAGAGGCCGGGCGCGCGCTGCGCGAGCGACTCGGCGTCGACTCGGTCGTGACCGACGGCGTGTACGGGGCCGCTGCGCTGCTCGGCGGCGCCGAGCTGCTCGCCCCGCCGACCCGTCGCCCGGGCCGGTTCCCGGCGGGCAGCGGCGACGCGTTCCTCGGCGGGCTGCTCACCGCGCTCGACCGGGGCGACGCGTACGACGCCGCCCTCGCGCTCGCCGTCTCGGCCGCGGAGCGGAATGCGCACGTGCCGGGGCAGGGGCGGCTCGCGCCGGAGCCGCAAACCTAG
- a CDS encoding M15 family metallopeptidase → MNRRRTFIPRRRRAARGILLVLLGAAVVTAGISLPQVLVAGATGQMSPPWPGDRTAGDRTAGDAATADAATADGAIDDAFGISPFDDGHAAVAGLSPELRTALQQAAADAADDGIEMRLTGGWRSEGYQQRLFDDAVREYGSEAEAERFVKRPGTSSHNTGDAIDVGMTDASYWLMEHGADYGLCQTYANEIWHYELTVAPGEACPTPAVDAAG, encoded by the coding sequence ATGAACCGCCGTCGTACGTTCATCCCCCGCCGCCGACGCGCCGCCCGAGGCATCCTGCTCGTGCTCCTCGGCGCCGCCGTCGTGACCGCCGGCATCTCGCTGCCCCAGGTGCTCGTCGCCGGCGCGACCGGGCAGATGAGCCCGCCGTGGCCCGGCGACCGCACGGCGGGCGACCGCACGGCGGGCGACGCCGCGACCGCCGACGCCGCGACCGCCGACGGCGCCATCGACGACGCCTTCGGGATCTCGCCGTTCGACGATGGTCACGCGGCTGTCGCGGGTCTCAGCCCCGAGCTCCGAACGGCGCTGCAGCAGGCCGCCGCGGACGCGGCCGACGACGGCATCGAGATGCGCCTCACGGGCGGCTGGCGCAGCGAGGGGTACCAGCAGCGGCTGTTCGACGACGCCGTCCGGGAGTACGGCAGCGAGGCCGAGGCCGAACGCTTCGTCAAACGGCCGGGCACGTCGTCGCACAACACCGGTGACGCGATCGACGTCGGCATGACCGACGCGTCGTACTGGCTGATGGAGCACGGCGCCGACTACGGACTGTGCCAGACCTACGCGAACGAGATCTGGCACTACGAGCTCACGGTCGCGCCGGGCGAGGCCTGCCCCACGCCGGCCGTCGACGCCGCGGGCTGA
- a CDS encoding TetR/AcrR family transcriptional regulator yields the protein MPPQTAERTPLSRERVLDTALRLADQQGLDALTMRALALELGVEAMSIYHHLPNKNAILDGVVEAVFAEIEDEVGGFAVPEATDASTWSEALRARILGARRVLLRHPWAPWIMNERGAPGPTAARHVDGIVGIMHAGGMSYDLIHHGLHAIGSRVYGYVQELSDDTNAPAPVELAQLAAFAPNLAAMLAEVVHDDPDTTLGWCDDQTEFEFGLDLLLEGLERRVAAEHR from the coding sequence ATGCCGCCACAGACCGCCGAACGCACGCCGCTCAGTCGCGAGCGCGTGCTGGACACCGCACTGCGGCTCGCCGATCAGCAAGGTCTCGATGCGCTCACGATGCGAGCGCTCGCGCTCGAGCTGGGCGTCGAGGCGATGTCGATCTACCATCACCTGCCGAACAAGAACGCGATCCTCGACGGGGTCGTCGAGGCGGTCTTCGCCGAGATCGAGGACGAGGTCGGCGGGTTCGCGGTGCCGGAGGCGACGGATGCCTCGACCTGGTCGGAGGCGCTCCGTGCCCGCATCCTCGGGGCTCGCCGAGTCCTCCTGCGGCATCCGTGGGCACCATGGATCATGAACGAACGCGGCGCGCCCGGCCCGACCGCCGCGCGCCATGTCGACGGCATCGTCGGCATCATGCACGCCGGAGGCATGTCGTACGACCTCATCCACCACGGCCTGCACGCGATCGGCAGCCGGGTCTACGGGTACGTCCAGGAGCTCAGCGACGACACGAACGCACCCGCGCCGGTCGAGCTCGCCCAACTCGCCGCCTTCGCCCCGAACCTCGCCGCCATGCTCGCCGAGGTCGTGCACGATGACCCCGACACGACCCTCGGCTGGTGCGACGATCAGACCGAGTTCGAGTTCGGCCTCGACCTCCTGCTCGAAGGTCTCGAACGGCGCGTGGCGGCCGAGCACCGCTGA
- a CDS encoding NAD(P)-dependent alcohol dehydrogenase has product MSTMPRSREAIGDATAETMRTARADRFGPPDVVHLVDAPKPRPAPGELLVRIHASTVSVADQRLRSRRVPRGTRLLVTPTIGLFRPRLRVLGMEAAGVVEAVGAGVTRYEPGDEVILMRGVRMGCHAEYVTVAEAGEVARKPANLSFEEAAAIIFGGHTALRYLDRVPIVAGTEVLVNGASGSVGSAVVQLAAARGARVTAVTSGRNAELVRGLGATRVIDYTREDFATAGGSIYDVIVECVGTAPFDRVALLLRPGGALLLVIVDLPGMLAAGRQARRSGLVVDHRGGEMGAAGMARLAALAEDGVLRPVIDRTYALDDIVDAHRYVDSGRKRGSVVVTLA; this is encoded by the coding sequence ATGTCCACCATGCCACGTTCCCGCGAAGCCATCGGCGATGCGACGGCCGAGACGATGCGCACCGCGCGAGCCGATCGATTCGGCCCGCCCGACGTCGTGCACCTCGTCGACGCTCCCAAGCCGCGGCCGGCCCCCGGCGAACTCCTCGTTCGCATCCATGCCTCGACCGTGAGCGTGGCAGATCAGCGCCTGCGCAGCCGCCGGGTCCCGCGAGGGACGCGCCTGCTCGTCACGCCGACGATCGGTCTCTTCCGGCCGCGCCTCCGCGTGCTCGGCATGGAGGCCGCCGGGGTCGTCGAGGCGGTCGGGGCAGGGGTGACGCGGTACGAGCCCGGCGACGAGGTCATCCTGATGCGCGGGGTTCGCATGGGGTGTCACGCCGAGTACGTGACCGTCGCCGAAGCCGGCGAGGTCGCGCGGAAGCCCGCGAACCTGTCGTTCGAGGAGGCCGCAGCCATCATCTTCGGCGGCCATACGGCGCTCCGCTACCTCGACCGCGTGCCGATCGTCGCAGGCACCGAGGTGCTCGTGAACGGCGCGTCCGGCTCGGTGGGCTCCGCCGTCGTGCAGCTCGCAGCCGCGCGGGGCGCGCGCGTCACCGCGGTCACGAGCGGGCGGAACGCCGAGCTCGTCCGTGGCCTGGGCGCGACCCGCGTCATCGATTACACCCGAGAGGACTTCGCGACGGCCGGGGGTTCGATCTACGACGTGATCGTCGAGTGCGTCGGCACGGCGCCGTTCGATCGCGTCGCACTCCTCCTGCGCCCCGGCGGTGCGCTGCTGCTCGTGATCGTCGACCTGCCCGGCATGCTGGCCGCCGGCCGGCAGGCCCGCCGGAGTGGTCTGGTCGTCGATCATCGCGGTGGCGAGATGGGGGCGGCGGGCATGGCACGCCTCGCGGCGCTCGCCGAGGACGGTGTGCTCCGCCCGGTGATCGACCGGACATACGCCCTCGACGACATCGTGGACGCGCACCGCTACGTCGACTCGGGCCGCAAGCGCGGCAGCGTCGTCGTCACGCTCGCCTGA
- a CDS encoding GNAT family N-acetyltransferase, producing MKLPTPHTAAEYRKLLPKKPRLLRGPRLPKPIDATVMTTARLRLRPYRVEDFHPWLRLHRQPDTTEYLQWPNDDLRAIREHLRARTRQTRLWQTDDFLALAIEVDGEFAGEVSLHLRSVRAGTRMVEVGWVLDQRFTGRGLATEATGVLLDFAFGTVEARIATAVIDPGNVASIAVAERLGFQQASAGDGEHTYALLADQSFAHPTRSVAAHRLPGRASTSR from the coding sequence GTGAAACTGCCCACTCCCCACACCGCGGCCGAGTACCGCAAGCTTCTGCCGAAGAAGCCGCGGCTGCTCCGTGGGCCGCGGCTGCCGAAGCCCATCGACGCCACCGTCATGACGACGGCCCGCCTTCGTCTGCGTCCGTACCGCGTGGAGGACTTCCATCCGTGGTTGCGCCTGCACCGACAGCCCGACACCACCGAGTATCTGCAGTGGCCGAACGACGATCTCCGAGCGATCCGGGAACATCTGCGGGCCAGGACCCGCCAGACCCGCCTCTGGCAGACCGACGACTTCCTGGCCCTCGCGATCGAGGTCGATGGCGAGTTCGCCGGCGAGGTCTCGCTGCACCTGCGCTCGGTCCGAGCCGGTACCCGCATGGTCGAGGTCGGCTGGGTGCTCGATCAGCGATTCACGGGCCGGGGGCTTGCGACCGAGGCGACCGGGGTGCTGCTGGACTTCGCGTTCGGCACGGTCGAGGCGCGCATCGCGACCGCGGTGATCGACCCCGGGAACGTCGCGTCGATCGCCGTCGCCGAGCGGCTGGGGTTCCAGCAGGCGTCGGCCGGGGACGGCGAGCACACCTACGCATTGCTCGCCGACCAGTCGTTCGCCCACCCGACGCGGAGCGTCGCCGCGCATCGGCTGCCCGGCCGTGCCTCGACATCCAGGTAA